The Miscanthus floridulus cultivar M001 chromosome 7, ASM1932011v1, whole genome shotgun sequence genome includes a region encoding these proteins:
- the LOC136465741 gene encoding CASP-like protein 4D1, whose translation MALSRMAWIAAGLLARLLMIAVLAMTVQSRFANRVHYDFKAAGYNNDLQSYTYAVVAAVVGMAGSVLQIPVAVYLLCRSKRMTPRSLILDVSMYADIVVTVVLASGAGAGFGATDDVLEYVKHGSRWGDDATQDLVKYYQKGVIAIVFLLIGMLLSVCATVVSTRLRVRAASNDDIAYV comes from the exons ATGGCGCTGTCGAGGATGGCGTGGATCGCCGCCGGCCTGCTTGCGCGGCTGCTGATGATCGCCGTCCTGGCCATGACCGTGCAGTCGAGGTTCGCGAACAGAGTCCATTACGACTTCAAGGCCGCCGGCTACAACAACGATCTCCAGAGCTACAC GTACGCGGTGGTCGCGGCGGTCGTCGGAATGGCGGGCAGCGTGCTGCAGATCCCCGTCGCCGTCTACCTCCTCTGCAGGAGCAAGCGGATGACGCCCAGATCCCTCATCCTCGACGTCAGTATGTACGCCGACATT GTGGTGACCGTGGTGCTGGCCAGCGGCGCCGGCGCGGGCTTCGGCGCCACTGACGACGTCCTGGAGTACGTCAAGCATGGCTCGCGATGGGGAGACGACGCCACGCAAGACCTCGTCAAGTACTACCAGAAGGGGGTCatcgccatcgtcttcctcctcatcgGCATGCTCCTGTCCGTGTGCGCCACCGTCGTCTCCACCAGGCTCCGGGTCAGGGCAGCAAGCAACGACGACATCGCCTACGTCTGA